From the genome of Toxoplasma gondii ME49 chromosome XII, whole genome shotgun sequence:
CAATCCGAGCGCGGTTGCGGAGGAACCGAAACGAAACTGAGGAAAAAAGACCGAAACACTGGCTCTGCGCAAAAggacgagcgagaagacgcggactCCACACCGCACATGCCGCCTTTCGACGAACAGTGCAAACATCACTTTCGAGAGCTAaaagagaagccgcagagTAACGCAAGGCTTTGCCAGTCATCAGAAGGCGCGCGGTACCACGGAGACAAAAAGCGACGCCAGTCTTGGCAAAAATATCTAAATGTCAAATGCGTTCCTCGCGAAGTCCACGAGCGACGGTGCCGGTCGAAGCGCCTCTGTGTCAGGTTCGAAGACCGCAGTGAGAGAAAaccgcgagagaggacgagaatgAAAAGAACCGCTGCATTTCAGCTTCAGAGGCAATATATGAGACAAAATCGTGACATGTCAAGAAGGAAGGACGGAGCAAAAAGCAAGACAAAAAGAACCGAGGACCAACAGAACAGCTTGTTCCTTCGAGAAACGAATCCCTTCCCGCTTGTCGCGTTTTCCCTGACACACCCTCGTCGTATGttgccttccttcctttcctttcacctcttgttcttctgtgtcatactcttctctttctctctttctttctatctctttctctgtttggctcctttcttgtcttccttGTGCCTCGCCGTCTTTTTTGCGAGCCTCTGGAAGTCCCCGCTTCTTGCGCCGGCGTTCCGCCGCCGTTGCCCTTatctctctgtgcgtctgtCCTCCGAGtcagctgtcgcgtctcctctttgctcGCGGGCTTCGCGCTGGCGCCTCGCCTCGAGGGCGGCGTTGCTGTCGAGCGCCTCCATGAGTCTCTTGAGCTGTCCACATCGAAGCTGCGCGACCGCAGCCCAgtccaccttcttctcgacttcgcGCGCATGTCGTCTCGCCCAGTAAAgttgtcttctccgcttcagTACCAAGAAGCTCCCGCCCTCGCCGCGCGTCACACGCTTCACTCTGCGCTGATTCTCTCGGATACGACGAACATGTCCCTCCGCGACGCACATGCGGCTGTAGGTATTGGCAATCGCGTCTTTGCTGAGCGGCCGCgcaacgcagagacaccgcagacaccccgctgcatgcgcaacgTCTTGACGCTCTCCACTGGCCGGTTAAGAGCAACGCGGGAGACAGTCTTTGCCGGCTCCGAGCCATGACACTCGCTGCTCCTCACACAAAGTTTCCACCCACTCAGCGTCACTCGGCGGCTGCCGGGAGCACTTGACATGGATGCGTCTCAGCCACATAAACGCATTAaacatattatatatatatagatatataatATATAGACACCTGTGCACaaaaacatatataaatatataaatatatttaaatataaatatataaatatatataaatataaatatataaatatatatatatatatataaatatataaatatatataaatatacatgtatgtctGTATACTCATATATGTTTGCGTGGATGTCTTTGTAGACACGGATATGGAtctccctctttttcagTTGGAGACGGGACTTGCATTTCTGCctgtcgtttctttcgctgcctTGGTAGCCCACGGTTCGTCACTCACTTTTTTGGAGCTGTGTCCGGATTGACGAAGATGGTGAAGGCGCGAAGCGTCGTATCGCCTCCAGAAGAGGTCCTTGCTctcgaactgcatgcgccgtctCGAGAGAGGAGGTCGGACGACCGAGACACCCCCGGCGGAGGCAGTTCACAGCGAAAAGAGCATCcccgcgaaaaagaagaggaaggagacagagaggaagaggaagacgtaCGAAAGGGCAAAGAAGAacagggaaaagaggaacagggagccgaagaggaacagggagccgaagaagaacagagagacgaagacgacgcgaaagacgacaaggaagaagacggcaggGCAAtgaagggggagaagaaggaaggctCGAGGGCGAGcgcggaaaagagagaaagacgcgaagaaagaggaacgcgaggaggaggcgaggtCGAGTCCCCCCGCTGAGGAGGCCAGGAATGTTGCCCAGCGACGGTGTGCCACGGAGTATAGACACCCGAGTCGAGAAAAGCTTCCGAAGGACcgaagacaaaggaagaggaaggagacagcaaagggAAGGCAGGACGCGAAAGGAACGCTGGGGATGGTCGGGGTATGCGCGCTAGAGCAGAAAGActggggagaaagaggaacgcgagacagagcagaaaaCCGGCAGAGCGGCGTCGCCGCCGTCgacaaacgagagaaaagctgaAAGCCGAAAAAAACCCGTGGTGCGTCGGACGAAGGCGCGACGAAGGACGCGCGAGGGGAAAACTCGCAGATACGGAAGGCCGCCAAACCTGCATCACATCCCCGGTAGAagacgagcgagaaggagaaagacaaggaggagaggaagaagcagaacgagGGGGGGACAAAGCATGGGCCGGAGAACTGCGAAACGAACGAGACTGAAGAGCTGCGCTCATGTCCGGGGGATCGTGTAGACAGTTTTCCCCCATTTTCTCGCGGCATCTGAACGAGATCTGCTTGTGTGCGAAgccggagaaaaaagcataggctgctgtctcctgaaGCGCTTGCATCGAACTGGATAATGCCAAGGACATCAAAGACCTCTCCGACACTGACTACGTTTTCTCCTGTtgctctgttctctctgtacTTCCCAGGGAGGAACGCGCGACGGACTCGAAGCTGAAACGGAGACCCTCGCGTCGAAAGGAGAGCCTGGACGGCGAGGCGACGCAAAGAGGGAAAACCAtgagcaagaagaagggaagaggacaaagagggggaagagcgaggaagaagaaggggagaagacgaagaggaagaagcacagaggaagaagaggagggagaagacgaagaggaagaagcacagaggaagaagaggagggagaatgGACACTATCTTTGGAGGCGTGgaggagagactgagaggcgggcgaaagagagaaagcgaattTTTGATGCAGCACGAgaatggagaggaaaaatGAGTTTTTTgaggtgtcgagacaccgcGAGAGTTTCAAGATGCATCAACGAGATGAGCGAGCAAATCCGAGACCCTCCGCGGATTCTCAGGAAGGAGGAACCCTGTTAGCTGTACAATTGATCATAAAGCCTATCCAGGAAGAAATAAATATCGTTTCTGTGAAAgaggcttttctctctcaatCCTTcaatctctctgtctcgtccgcCACCCGCGCGCTGCATCTTTCAGTCGCTGCGACAGCCGCAGATGCTCCTCCGCGTCCTCAGCGCAGACGCAGTTTCGTCGGCGTTCACTTGAGTTTGAAGAAAGGCCATCCaaaacgcgaaagaagaacgcgcctctcccggcttctctcgctgcgaaTGTGTATACAAGTTTATATaatacatgtacatatacgcAGACGAGAGGGGGTtgcgcgcgcgcgtctctcgcgttctcccgACGCCGCGAGCGCTTTTTCGCATggcgtttttcctcgtttccccgTTCGGTCGCTCTCcccgctctcctctgtgaggctttccttctcttcctcggcatTCGTTCACacgtcctcttcgctcttctcgagacgcgagaaatTCGTTCTTCGGCGCGAGTCTCCGCAAACTCCAGCTCTGGCCCGTCCGTGCGACGCCGCGCTGTCTTGCGTTTTGTCTTCCGGAGGGTGGCGagcttcgcctctccacgcAGGAAAGGCTGCGAAAGAATCTGGCGAAAGATCttggagagaacgaagcgcCGGCCAAGAAGGTGTGGATGGGAAAAAACGCGGGAGCCTCGTCATACGGTCATGTCAATCTGACAACGtcggacgagagaaaaggcgtcGCTTTTGGGAGGGCAAAGAGGCCGCTCAAGAACGACGCGGAGAGTTTTGCCGGACGGCCAAgcgttcctcttttttcgacttcttcttctacctCCGAAGAGCTCCTCCTCGAGTGACTTTCCGTCCCTGAGTTCCTCGCCTGTCccccttttttttctctctctctctcctcggctgCTCCCAGCCTCTCAGGCCTTCACactgaggaaggagacactgggagactcctcctccttctcccaTGGCAGGTTCTTCTTGCGCCGACGGCGGCTCTGGCCGCTCGGCTTCTTGCGCCCCTCGGGAGGACGGCGAGAggtctcgcgcttctcgcctctccaaGAGGAAACTCGactcgtcctcctctccctcgcctccctcttcttctccattttccccctctccgccgtcttcctcctcgcctgcgtctccttgcCCTTGTTCCCTCCTTggttctccctcctcttctccccgttgctctccctcctcttctcccctttgtTCTCCCTCGTATTCTCGCGCCTCGCAGGGTTTGCTGCAGCGCGGCGAGGCGGCCGCGCTGGCGAGGCTGCTGGTTCTGGTTCTCGCACTCGGCGGCGCCTTCTGTCTGGCACGAcatgtttcttttctccagctgtTCAAAGACTTCCTCACGGACCCCAGTCGTCCCCgcggcgagggagaaggcggccgCGCAgcgctcgcgcatgcagacccCGGAAGCGCGCAGGTCGCTCGTGCTggcctcttcgtccttctctacGCGGTCGTAAGCAATCGCAGCAAAGCAGGCAAACGGATCCTGGACGCCAGTCGAGAATCGGAGGCGAACGACGTCTTCATTGTCCACGGAAATGTCGGGGATCAACATCTCCAAGAAGCCGTTCTCGGCTTTACTCGAACCCGCTAGATAGGCGTCATTAAGTACATAAATAAGGCGGCATACACAGATGCAAAATGCGCGCCAGGACATGATAAGAGAGTCCAATCCAAATCCGCGCGTTCCGTAGTCATCGGAGGGTGTGTGTCGTGCCGATACCTGGTTgatgcagctgcagcaggcatggttttttcctcttcttaTGTATTTCAataaatatacacatgcGTATGTAATTATAAACACAAGGAACTATGTATGTGCAGGTTTATGTTTCCTTGTTGAAAAGggagtctctgtttcttgcaGTGCCGGTGCTGCTGAgatctcttcttcgactttcgtctcttttctcgactcttcttcaGGGCGGCGTTTTGTTCGTCCCCGCGCCGATCATGTCTGTCGCAGCAGGCGCTCTCTTCCCTGACAacttccttcttccagtCTGCCTCATTCTCGTCGGTGAGACCAAAATCGTTTTCATGAACGTCGTAGAAACTCCTCTCTCAGCTGTAcgcgtcgtctctccatCAACTcagaacgggagagaaaagacctCGCCGGCCTCTCGGCAACGTCCGCTCATCTCCTCTCAGATCGGAACAGCGATGCGTACTCCGCGTGATGTCagatatacatctatatatatatatatatatatatatgtatatgttaTATGTACATTTATATGTTATAAGGAGGGGAAGgatcacatatatatatgtatatgtatatatatatatatatgtacatgtagaTTCATATGCATGTGAGATCCTATGTAAACATATAGCCAAAGAGAGACGTTGGTGCGCATggacgcagaaggagagacagcttTCCTGAGAAGCATGTACGCATCCACAGGGAGGAGTAGTGAGAACTACAGGCGACTGAGgtctgttttttcagctCTTTAGCACCCCAAGGAGTattgctgcatgcggctcTCTGGATGTTCAGGAAGTCTCTCTGGGGCgtgcctctctttcctttttgcGCGTTTCCTGCTCCGGAGTCTCGTCGTACGCTTCGTCGTCGCAAAGCGTCCGATTCTGCGTGCTGTGGACTTCGCCAGTAAGCGAAAAAAGTCAATTCattccgttttctcccgtcAGCGTCAAGCTCCACCCCTCTCGTCCCCACCTGGCTTGATGCCTCTGTGCCTCTCAACacttaaatatatatatatatatatatatatatattatatattatgttatatattatattatatattatatatataatatatatatatatatattatatgtatatatatctgacTAGATGCAGGTTTGGGGTGGACGGTGAGCTCACTTGAGTATCGATGTATACGTCTGCGTTCGTATTGTAACAGCAGTTCGTGGATTGGTAGGCATGAGAAAGTTTGTGAATGTCTTCGTACAAATGCATTCATGGATATTCaccatatatgcatatatatatacatatatatacatatatatatataaatataaatgtGTCAATTTTATGGGTAGATGAAGATTTTAgaggagctgcatgcagggctgtgtgtgttttctcaGTTCGGAAGGAAGGAATCAAAGTTCTTTTGTGTGCGCGAATGGTTCTTCCGTACACTTTGAATAATTACTTCCTTGGCGTGACGGGTGTCTCCCTCTGGTAAGTGCGAGAAACCGtttctggagaaaacgagcatTCGTCGGTTTGCTTCAGACAAGAACTCTGCGGTGGGAGAGAGGCGTTCTGCATGCGGTTTCGGGGATCTCCTGCTTCCGGTGTTCTGCTCTCCATCGCTGTGGTTCTCGACCTTGTCGGTTTCGGCCTCTCGCAACTCTCTGCCGTTCTTGTGGCGGTTTCCTCGACGTCCGTCGCACTCCCCTCCTGCGGGTCTCCCCTCTTTCGAAGGGAGTCCGCGGCGCCGGTGCTGGCCTTTCGCATgcctgttttcctcttcgatCGAGAGACGGGCAAGCACGGAGAAATACTCCGTTCAAGAGCGCAGGCAGTCGTGTACCAAGGAAGAGACCGAGGGCGTTCCCCCTGGAAAGCGACCGctgtagagagacagatcgaGTGGACCGGACAAAGATGTATGTGCGCAGATGTGAAGCAGGCAGATACTAGAGTCATTTGGATACAAAGTCCTGcatttacatacatacatatttatatatatatatatatatatatatatatatatataaatatgtatggTGTTGTTtagtgtctctttctgtatGGGTCGTCATattcgcatgcgtttctggaCATAATCTCAGGGAATTCGCTCTTGCGACCTTCCTCACGGGGGTTCCCTTTGCGGTCGCCTATGCGGCAATCGGAGCCGAGCTTCGCGACCTGGACTCGAGTGAGCTCGTCATAAAAAAATATGGAGAGCTTTGTTTTGCGTTCTGCTttttgctgcttctccaagCCATGCGCTCCACTGTGtgttgtctgtctgtctgtgtcccCACGGGGGTGTTCTCTTGGGAGAAATCTGGTTTTTTCTGCGAGTTTGGAGACCCCCGCAGTGCGCGTCGCTCGAGCGTTTCAGCGCCTCTCCAGTGTGGCGCTCTCTCCGTCATTCTGGTGGAAACGCCGGGTGCTGGCTTCTCTCGGAtgctgccttctctcggATGCTGGCTTCTCTCGGATGCTGCCTCGTCTTgccttctgcatgcggaCGTTTCCAGTGTACCTTGTCGAGTGGAGCTTGCGGACCTGCGTCTGCCGTTCTGcatccttttctctgtcgttctgCGGCGTATCCTGCGTGCTGCCGGAATTCGCAGTTTTCTTGggcgcgtctgtctccccgtcttcgCCGGATTCACCTGCTCTGTCggtctcgtctttcctcgcgtcgAAACTCTCCGGTGGCGGACTGAAGTCGGTGATGGtcgtcgctgcatgcgcgctgcTCTTCGCGGGTGTACACACAGTCAAGAACATCGCGCGTGAGGTTCTGTCACAAGCGGCGGAAGACCTCGACGCCCGCGAGTCAGAGAAGCTGTTGAAccgagaggacgaagagaaactgaagCGCGGCGAGTAGCATTGGAGGCGactggaggagaggaaaccaGAGAAcgtcgagaggaagggaaCCCACAAGACaacgaggagacggagacagggcaGAGACAGCCCCGGGAGACAACAAAAAAGAGCGGCTGAGTCCGACGCGCTGCCCTTGAAGGGACTCACGAAAAGCAAGCAAGAAGCACAGAGCCGCATCTTTCCttcggcagagagaaggctgTGCCAGCGGCGAGAGGCTGAAGATTGAAGCAGCAcagaaactgcatgcaaagggTGAACCCAGCGAggccgaaggcgaagaaaaacttCACACATCTCTGCAGAACGGAGGGCCGAGAGGCGGCAAGCAGTCGCAACGACTCTCGAGGGAGGGAAGCTGGGCCGAGACCTGGCTGCGCAGAGCGAACCGAGAAGCCTCCTTTGAAATTTGTGTCGATGAGCTGtgaaagcgaaagaggcTTGAGGAAGCTGgtagaggaagagaaggacaaagaaggcgagacgtcGTCGCTCAGGGAAGCAAACGAAGTAGCATGAGTCCTCGACTGCTGCTCGCACTGCAGCGTTTCTTTCCACTCTTTCGCTTTCATGTGGTCTACGTGAGGCTTCTGCGCCATGCCCTTCTTGGGTGTACGTCCTCCCCTCCCCCTTCCCCCGGGTGGCGGGAGGCTTTTTGGTGCGTCCCGACGACCCTCGTGGGCGGACCgacttttgtttttttttcaatCGCTGCGACGCGCGCTTCTGTCCGGCGCCTCTGGTCCGGAATGTCTTGCCTTGCTCTTCCCTGTGTCG
Proteins encoded in this window:
- a CDS encoding hypothetical protein (encoded by transcript TGME49_248860~Predicted trans-membrane domain (TMHMM2.0):133-156) gives rise to the protein MSLALSSSMQALQETAAYAFFSGFAHKQISFRCREKMGENCLHDPPDMSAALQSRSFRSSPAHALSPPRSASSSPPCLSPSRSSSTGDVMQVWRPSVSASFPLARPSSRLRPTHHGFFSAFSFSLVCRRRRRRSAGFLLCLAFLFLPSLSALARIPRPSPAFLSRPAFPLLSPSSSFVFGPSEAFLDSGVYTPWHTVAGQHSWPPQRGDSTSPPPRVPLSSRLSLFSALALEPSFFSPFIALPSSSLSSFASSSSLCSSSAPCSSSAPCSSFPCSSLPFRTSSSSSLSPSSSFSRGCSFRCELPPPGVSRSSDLLSRDGACSSRARTSSGGDTTLRAFTIFVNPDTAPKNKDAIANTYSRMCVAEGHVRRIRENQRRVKRVTRGEGGSFLVLKRRRQLYWARRHAREVEKKVDWAAVAQLRCGQLKRLMEALDSNAALEARRQREAREQRGDATADSEDRRTER
- a CDS encoding SNARE associated Golgi protein (encoded by transcript TGME49_248870~Predicted trans-membrane domain (TMHMM2.0):103-123:165-188:197-220:276-299:333-356), which produces MAGSSCADGGSGRSASCAPREDGERSRASRLSKRKLDSSSSPSPPSSSPFSPSPPSSSSPASPCPCSLLGSPSSSPRCSPSSSPLCSPSYSRASQGLLQRGEAAALARLLVLVLALGGAFCLARHVSFLQLFKDFLTDPSRPRGEGEGGRAALAHADPGSAQVARAGLFVLLYAVGGVLFVPAPIMSVAAGALFPDNFLLPVCLILVGSLSGACLSFLFARFLLRSLVVRFVVAKRPILRAVDFAIRKEGIKVLLCARMVLPYTLNNYFLGVTGVSLWEFALATFLTGVPFAVAYAAIGAELRDLDSIFLGASVSPSSPDSPALSVSSFLASKLSGGGLKSVMVVAACALLFAGVHTVKNIAREVLSQAAEDLDARESEKLLNREDEEKLKRGE